In the genome of Arachis hypogaea cultivar Tifrunner chromosome 9, arahy.Tifrunner.gnm2.J5K5, whole genome shotgun sequence, the window CGGCAGTGTTTATCTCAACAATTCTGTGCAACTGTGGAAGCTGAAGCTGCTTCATCAGTAAGGTAACtctccaattttttttcattttagtttcaaatttcaattctttCTCTTTCACAAATCACAACTACTCTTCTCAATACTCCAGAAATAATTCTTCTCTCTTattgttagtttttctttttagtataatttgtttattttctttataaaataGCAATAAACGAAAATTTTCTCTAAAGTTGAATTTTAATAAAGTCTGTCAAACTGATGAGTCCAGAGATCTCGTTTTATCACATTTTAATTGAATTGTTTTTTAGTTAGTGTTTATTTGAGCTTATCCGGAGAATTTTAACTAAACCTCCATACAAATCGATCCTAAAATAACAAACTGAAAAAGCATTTGTTCTGTTCCACCTATCTATATATAGAGAAACTTGACTCTTCTAAAAcgaggaaaaaaaattttagtaaccATAGAGTTAGAAAATTGCACTAAGCtttgtattttataaatttttgaagATCAAGATCATCATCATGAGCAAGAACGAGGACAAACACTACGTGGTGTGGAAGGGAAGGGAGCCAGGGATTTACAAGTCATGGGACGACGCCAATGCGCAAGTTAACGGTTACTCGCGAAACTCCTTCAAGGGCTTTGACTCCTATCCCGAGGCCAAGGAAGCCTATAACCGTCCTAGCCTTTGGGAGAGCGACAAAGGCTCGTCGCATTCCCAAAGTGCGGAGTCTAAAAGCTATGGGAGTTCCACCAGCGGTGTTACGTCTGCCGGATCCTACCAGTCTAATGCCGGTTATCAGTGGCAGCGTTCCAAGAAAAGTTATTATTGAAGATCATGGGATAATTAAGTGTTAGTAGTATGCGTGTTTCATTTTGCGTTAGCGTTTTATCTGTGTTTTTACTCTTCTGTAACTAATGAATAATTGGTAAAATCTTTTTGCCTTAGTTTAGTTTTATTCCTACAGGACTTCTATTCTCCATCTAGGGTTTCTTTCTCCGTCATCTCCATTGACACTCGAACCCAGAGATGTCCTTTACAGCTAAAGATCATGGCACGATCAAACTTTAATATTTAAGATCAATACAGACAGGTACATAAACAGTGAAACAGAAGAAATTTAACCCACAAAATTGAAACTACCGTTTACAATAACTATACACATTTTTTTCCTGTCACAAATGGCATCTGAGCTACAGCTCATCGGCTACACACTACATGATGGCCGAAACCATTCGAGTTGAGTTACGTTGGTCTGGCAACCCATGATGGCCCAAACCATACGGGCCAGGCTGCCTGTTGACAGCCCAAGGCCTTCCACCATAAAATGTGAATCATTAAAAATAAGGATCCCCAGGACTCTGGGTAAAGAACAACCAAATTTAATACAGGGCAATTCACCTTGAGAGGGAGGAAGAAATTTACACAAATTCGCAAAATCAAAATCTGCTTCGAATAACTGCATTTAAACATAATTCGAATGATGTTTGATTCAAACTATATTCAAACGCACACACCCACTAATTGAAATTTgaccaattcgaattactatgtgcaGATTCAAATTATATTCAAACGCACACACCCACTAAGTGAAATTTgaccaattcgaattactatgtgcaGCGTGTAAGTGTAAATTACATATAAATGTGATTTGATTGATTCATGAAGCAGATTTTGGTTTGGCGGATTTGTATAAATTTCTTCCTCCCTTGGCTTATCAACTGGTTTGGCGGATTTGTATAAATTTCTTCCTCCCTTGGCTTATCAACGTGAATTGCCCTTTAATACATTAAGAATGACCTCATCTTCAATAGATTATATTCAAAGCTGATTAACTCCTAGACAGAGGGCTAAAAGATATGAACATGATTGCATGGCAATTTTACATAGCAAAAAAATAACTAACAATAAGATATCAATATACATGCACTTGAGCAAtaaaactacaaaaaaaaaagtaaaataacaatTAGATTTTCGAAGAATTCAATCTCGAActatttagtttttgaaaaaaaaaataccaattaaGTTTTTAACTATGGCAAACAGGACATATATGTCCAATTGTCCATGTATGTTGTTATTTACAGTACTACAAGTTCTACCACGTGAGCATGGAAAACAATGTAGTTTTGATTATCTCGAGTATAACTTTACCAATTGATTTCTATGGTGAAGCACCAAATTGGTacctttttttttcccctttagCCTAATTAGTCCAAAGTCAAGATCTTCAGAAATCTAAGTGTTATTTACTcagcaaaaattatttttcaatgaaTTACAACATGTGGGTAAAGGCACAGATCCTTAAACACCATTAGGATTAGAATCctaagaaaaagaaacataatTAAATTGGTAAAAACAAGAACTCAGGCCTTCCTTCCAATGTATGGACATTTTTTCCTCTATAAGATGCGGCAAAGACCTCTCAGTTTACCACATCAGAACTATCCTCCTTGTTTGTTTCAGATCCTGTATCCCAAATTGAATAAAGCATAAGATCATAAATTTATCACAGAATAACAAACTACTTCCAAGTTATATAAAAAGTGAAAATTTGGCATTAAAGCCAAATGTGGATTAGAATGAGaaatgtatacatacaaacagAAGAAAACTCCCCAAAGTTAAGAAATAACATATAAGTAATTCTATTGAACTACTGTATGGTAGCCACGATAAtaattttggaaagaaaaatCTCAAAATAAGCTGAATCCAATAAATGATGGGATTATCCAATATGCAGAAACACGTTGAATAACAACAATGTAACTTAAATTAAGTAACAGCAAGTGGAAACCATAGCTTTGCAGACTAGAATTGTAgttttcgaaataaattaatCAGAATGCAACACATTTTTATAACACTAGCAGTGTAAAATGGCTTGGTTATTGTTTCGGACTTGGCATATGAATTTGTATGAAATCCATAGTGCAgagaataaaaaaacaaataattcccAAAGCTGAagaagttcaaaacttcaaatagcagcaaaactctaaaaaacttttCAGATCCCAGTAGCATCTTAAGTAGTGACATGCTACTATACCATTTGGACAACAAGAACCTTCAAGATGCTTGGCAACACTACCATGATGATTCAATTACAAAGTCCCAACAACGGAACCGTAAACTTAAGCcaatgaaaaacaacaaatgcaaTGAAGACAATTCAAGGTAACAACTCTATCAGCATTATTGGGTCAATATGAATAATCTTGCAATTTCAGGTTAGGACATTGATTAGGTAAACACATCTATGACACGACGACTTCAAAATTCTAATTTGTATAAACTTAAAAGAGATTATTCAGCCAACTAAGGGTCCTTGTTCGGATAGTGTTCttacaagcatttttcaacaTACTTCACTTCTAACTTACTTCCACTTCAAAAAGATTAAAAACTAAGTATTTTTCTAATTCTGAAATTTTTGGGAGCCTATCTAACAAATCATTAACACATGTAACTAGTAACTGTAGCAAGTAAAAATTGCCCAAGAACACAAAATCAAGTACCTTCTTCtgctactccttcatcttcataatcttcttcttcttcttcttcttcatcttcatcatcaccGCCCTGGTAATCAACCCCATACCTCTTATTCAAGTAATCCACAGCAGCAGGTGTAAGCACAAGCTTATCAGCATTCAAAATATCAAACAAATTCAGCGTCCTCGGCGTCAAAACCTTCACCGTCCCAATGTTCCGGCTCGAAAGCACAACGTTCTCCGGCACCTCCATCATCAAGAACATGGCCTTTTCCTTAGGGTCCAGTCCCCACCGCTTCATCGCCGCAATGAACTCCTTCGTCTTCGGCTTCCCCTGAAACTCCTCCGCGAAGTCCTCGACCACGAACGTGTTCACCGCCGCGCTCGCCATCGCGGTGGAAATCGCAAGCCTCTTCTCCTTCCTGTTTATTTTGATGCTCCAGTCCCTGGGCTTGGGCCCGAAAATGACACCTCCGCCGGGCCTGAGCGGTGTCCTGTTTGACCCCCTGCGGGCCCGGCCGGTCTTCTTCTGCGGATAGGGTTTTCTCCCTCCGCCGCGAACCTCGGCCCGCGTTAGGGTTGAGGCGGTGCCACGGCGCTTGTTTTGGAGGTCGGTGATGATTGCCCGGTGGACGACGGCGCGTGCGGTGTCGGGTGGGGCGGCGCGGAGGTCGAGTTGCGCTTCGCCGATTTTGTCGCCGGAAAATGAGAGAAGCGGTAGGGTTGCGGCTTTGCACGCGacggagagagagtgagagaaggGTTTTGATGGTGAGTGTAGTTTGGGGATTTTGGTATTGttgaaaaagatagaagaagagaagaaggagaggGAGGTTGAGGCTGGTGTTGTGAGTGAACACATTGTTGTGGTTTATCCGAGTTTCGCTGAGTTAGTAACTCGCTCGCTCACTCGCTCTTCtgctgttgttgctgctgcttcTATCCTATCCACTAAAGAGATAGACAGGGAGTGGTGGTTACTCGGGAAACTGGTAAACAAGCTACCTTAGCTTAGCTTCATTATTACTTGAGACTTGAGAGTTGAGACTTTTCTTTctcatcatttttctttttatcctttcCTCAATGTTTCTTAAAAATTACAAGTCAAAACTATTTTTACCTTAAAACTTTAGttaaaagaatataaataaaaattttcatcaaaCATTAGaaggagtttaattttgatactcTCACAGTATATCGTCATATAAttacatttgtttttttttataatcatttacacgattaatataaaatatagttatttttacttATATAATATTACGTAATTGAATAcgatacatcaaaattaaatacatattaaaagattaaaaacaTATGCTTTTAAAAGAAATTGTTAACAtgtttcttaaaaataaaaatgtaaaaaaaaatacttatcatgttaattttatttttaatactattatacatatttaatagATAAAATGAGAGATTAATGTTAATTCGTGTACAATAcactaataatataataataattaaaaatgttcatcattaaatatataaaatattttaaaaattaaattctggTGTAAGTTTTTATAAGCATGACTAAGAAAAGagatatttttatccttaaaatttagtaattttttgtttagtatatattattttgtgattttttgttagcaaccaataatatttaaattaaatgaatAAGCGTTTTGTTCAATACAAAAGTCGTTTgccatttataaaaaaaataatattttttagacgtttttatttcattttaacaTAATTTGATAATATTTTGTAAATGCCAAAATTTAAAAGCATTTTTGTAATCTTTAAAAGTATTTATCCTTGAATTACTAAGAAAATAATAGCTATGAAGGTTCTTGTTGGATGGTAATGCAAATGCATAAGGAGTTATTTACCTAGCATATAAATTGTTCATCTCCAGTAGAGAACTCATTCCAGTTTCTGTTTATAGtctacctgtcataaaaagtaactccatattagcttttgcgtcataaacaataaataaaaactcaaaatatctctctcttctccattagaaagaactaactttagtctctattgtggtcccacttaattaattaattaaaatacttgaaattaatgtaattaatttttttaataatgtaatttaaatttataaatttaaaaataattcactattaaaagatattaatattaaataaattcatatataacaataatacacaatatataattcggagttacaataaatttgtaaaattacttaatacaaagaaaaacataattaagctctatagttgacgacaagcattgtgaaattgccatatgtgttcaatcaagtcctctttcaGTTGTCTATGCAGCTGCCTATTTCGAAGTTGggcatttctttggagaaattgatggtatggtgcGAAATCTTCTTCTCCCAGCTGAGATTGTGATAAGCCATTTTCGACATCATCATACTCTAAGTCTTGAGGAAAATTTCCTGCATAagtgtctctttcatcctcaacaatcatattatgcaatataatacagGCTCTCATTATGTTGACAAGCTTCTTCTTTTCCCAAAAACGAGCTGGACCACGTATAATTGCAAAGCGTGCTTGCAACACTCTGAATGCTCGTTCCACATCTtttctttgcccttcttggtattgtgcaaataacttgcgtttctccccttgtggctttgagattgatttgacaaatgtggcccattcaggataaataccatctgctaaatagtattccatagtataattattaccattaatagtataatttacctCCGGCGCACGGTCATTTAGAATATCATCGAACACTAGAGAACGATCTAATACGTTGATATTGTTATTTGAACCAGAAACTCCAAAGAACGCATGACATATTCAAAGGTCTGAAGATGCTACAATCTCAAGTACTATGGTTGCAACCCCACGATAACCATCCATGTACATACATTTCCATGCCTTTGGACAATTTTTCCATTGccaatgcatgcagtcaatgctacCCAACATGCCAGGGAAGCCACGACCCTCTGCCATTTGTAGCAGGCGTTGTACGTCATTTAATTTGGGTTTTCGCAAGTATTCATCCTCAAACACCGAAATGACATCTTCAACAAATTTTTCCAAGCATTCAATTGTAGTGCAATTGCCTATGTgcacataatcatcaacagcaTCAGCTCCTACGCCATATGCTAACATCCGTATCACAGCGGTACATTTCTGGAGTGGCGAcaagcctcttcttccagttgcatcAACCCTCTGTTGAAAATACGGATAGACGTTGGAGAGAGCGTCTACTATCCGAAAGAACACATGTCTTCTCATTCAAAATTTCCGTCGAAAAATGTCAGCATTATACACCGGTTCATCTGCAAAGTAATCTTGAAAAAGGCGATCATGGCATGCTTCACGATCTTTGTTGATCCATCTACGAGTAATTGGGATAGAACTTCTatcgatatcttcttcttctgaatttTAGAGTAAACACTCATCGATCCAATTATCTACGAGTGTGTTATCTTGTCGTCTTCTTttgccatacaaagcctcattaaatatatcatcaaaatttctagccatatttagaaatataatttttagttCTCTTTTGAGGTAAGAAACAAGAGTTGAAGTGGAGTTGTGGAGTTAttgatagttgatatttataagtATGTCTGCAATAAGTACCTTAACGGCTAgttaacggctagttttgcaatggctagttttgcaacggctagtttTTCATCGGTCACTTTCATGAACAATAAGGGcacaataatattgactaatttaaaaacttacatcagaaataaataaaacaaactacaTCACATACTAGTAATacgcaataaaaataagaacatactacataactctacgaatacaaggaaccattaagtaaaccacttggcgattattttctcacatgcaaTCTCATGAATATTTCGTCGTTTTTCACTTATTGTAGACGTGTCAGCATCAAGTATTTGCATATCTATCTCCATTTCCCTTTCCTTGGCCATCCTTTCCATTTTCATTTCTTTTGCTtttatctccatttctttaaatacctctgagtttgtaattcttgttctttcattgccgcttgagcttgtaattcttgttctttcattgccgCTTGAATTTGTAACTCCTTCTCTTTGATTGCCATAGTCTTTGCTCTATgttccttctcctcttctctttatttttttctatccATTAGTTCAttttctctaacattcttaatatcttccatgagagataatTTTTTGATAACCGATGATTTTCTTTCGCTAAAATCTTCAGACATCTGTGCTCTTCCCTTACCTTTttgcttgctcttctttgatccttgtGGACGAACGGGAGAGTTTACACCGGGTTCGTCAGCCAACGGTGTTTTTGGgtttgatgaggatgagtatGCTCCAGTTGCACTAACCTTGGTTCTCTTTGAACCGCCACTCTGTGTAGGTAGTTGGCTTCTCCAGTTTTGCTCTAACCTAAGCATGTTCCAATGCCTCTCAAAAGTGAATTTTTGACCATAATTTGTGGAATAAAGTTTATAGGCCAACTCCTTTATATCATCAGCGTTTGAACCACTCCTTATGTTTCGACTAGCTTGATCGTAGCAACCAGCAAATTGTGCAACAGCCTTGTTGATCTTATACCATCGTTTCTTACATGCAACTACCCCCTTGTCATGTCGGAGTAAAATTCTACACAATAGCTATGAATTTGACTCAAAAATATTTCCCCCTTTTGATCGGTACCAACTATAGGGTCAGTTGAAATATTTAACAACACATTGATCAACATCTCATCCTCTTTCTAATGCCAGTGTTGAATACTATCTTGCCTCCGatcttcaatatcatcatcattgaggTCGATAGCATCTAATCCACGAGGGTT includes:
- the LOC112710232 gene encoding large ribosomal subunit protein uL4c, yielding MCSLTTPASTSLSFFSSSIFFNNTKIPKLHSPSKPFSHSLSVACKAATLPLLSFSGDKIGEAQLDLRAAPPDTARAVVHRAIITDLQNKRRGTASTLTRAEVRGGGRKPYPQKKTGRARRGSNRTPLRPGGGVIFGPKPRDWSIKINRKEKRLAISTAMASAAVNTFVVEDFAEEFQGKPKTKEFIAAMKRWGLDPKEKAMFLMMEVPENVVLSSRNIGTVKVLTPRTLNLFDILNADKLVLTPAAVDYLNKRYGVDYQGGDDEDEEEEEEEDYEDEGVAEEGSETNKEDSSDVVN